In the genome of bacterium, the window GGAGAAACTGATCAAGAACTGCATTCAGGTGAGCCTGTCCATCGATGCAGTCGATTCGGAGCTCTACCGTCACATGCGGCGCGGCGGCACAATCGAAAAGGTGACCGAAAACATCCGCAGCCTCAACGAAATCAAACGTGAGCATAAATCGAAGACGCCCATTCTCAATATCTCGTCGGCGTTTTTCGGGTTCAATATCGAGGAATTGCCCAAGCTCGTCAGGTACTGTCATGAAAACGGCATCGAATCGCTTTCTGCAGGCGAGGGTTGGGGATACAATACGCCGTATATAAAAGACGAAGACCTCATTGGCCATCACGCCGACCGGGCGCGGCAGTCGATTGCCGAGGCGCGGAAACTTGCCGATGAGCTGGGGGTCATCCTGCGGCTGAAGTTCCCGGGATTGAGGGAACACAAATCCGGCGACCGGCCGGTCGGGAAAAAGCCGGAACTCACCGGTAAGAGCTGTCTGAATCTGTATGTTTCCGCCGAGCTGCATCCCGATATGAGCGTTATCGCCTGCTGTGATGCCAAGGCGGCGTTTGGCAGCCTCAGGGATGCCAGCCTGCGTGATATCTGGAACGGCCCCGGATATATCGATGCCCGCCGGAAGCTGCGAAGCCGCGAGGTTCCCGAAGCATGCAGGGGATGCAAGAGCCTGTATGTGTAACCATGCTCTCCACGATAGAGGTCTGATTCTCCACCGGCTTTACTTTACCA includes:
- a CDS encoding radical SAM protein; translation: MQMFNWAFIKSRLHYILALFPKLTFFKLYAIAVALVSYLLKRDRSTAAPPLLIVNLTFRCNYSCIMCQKNAPGDNNPYKNPQSIDYETFAKLLTENARYLSLVRLHGGEPFFYTEIHELIDLLNERGIPYTVITNGYLLTPDIAEKLIKNCIQVSLSIDAVDSELYRHMRRGGTIEKVTENIRSLNEIKREHKSKTPILNISSAFFGFNIEELPKLVRYCHENGIESLSAGEGWGYNTPYIKDEDLIGHHADRARQSIAEARKLADELGVILRLKFPGLREHKSGDRPVGKKPELTGKSCLNLYVSAELHPDMSVIACCDAKAAFGSLRDASLRDIWNGPGYIDARRKLRSREVPEACRGCKSLYV